The stretch of DNA AACGCAATGAAGAGATCACTAACACTTATGCTCTTTAGAAAATTTCCATAGCACATGTCAAACTCAAGACAACCATAAGCAAAGTAAAATACCTAATAAACATTAAACATGTATCCTATAGATGCAGTTCAGTCATGCATatcaaaaaatgataaatcaagACCTCAAGTCAAATATGACTGTGTATAAGACATGACCATTTTTAACTTATGCTTCAATAGACCAAATGAGCcaagaaaaatgttaacatatatttggataaacaaacCTAATTAAGCATTTATatctatttctataacaaaagataaaataaactcaaatcGTTATTATATAAGCTATAAAGCCATTATGGAGAGCTTATAGACATAAGCTTTAATTTTACAAACatatcataagctattttcataagttctcttgTATAAGTCTGGCAAGTGTTTATACAcatagataagttcaaataagtcaatccaaacatactcTTAATGTAGTTGCAACAAAATCTAACTTTACACTATgcaaggcaacccaaatgctcTTCCTCAGTAAACAAATAAAACTTTAGAAGCCTAAATCAAAAGGGAATTTGAATAATACTAAGAGCTCAGATATCAAACTTGAGATAAAACAAATGAGgcaaaaaaaacagaaaagagTACTCAAATTAGAAAACAAGCAAACAAGAAAGGGAAATACTAGTAACTACTAAGTAGGAAAACAAGTAGTACTAACCAGAGTGAAGTGGAGCATATTGGAGAGTAGAAAGGTGGTTTGAAGAATGAATACTAGCCATGATGTCCAAgtccatgatgatgatgatgatgatgatatcaACTTCTTTTTGTTCTTGAGAGGAGGACTCTGTGCAGTGAGGTGAAAGTGATGGTTTTGTTTGGTTGAATGGTGATGATGAATGAGAAAAGGTTTTGAAGTCTCAACAACTAGTAAGAGACGACTTTGCTTTTACATCATGAGTCAAGTCATCATGAGTCACCAATAGCTTTGTGGCATTGTGATGTTTTGCTGAGTCATGTTTGGCTTCTGACACTCGTGCTTTTCCAACACACAAAAAGATCAACAGTGCCTGTTTTCAATGCACATGTAAAGGAAGGAACTACTGTACTATTTGGTTTCCATAAAGATGGATTCAACTTGCTTCAAAAGTAAGTAGTATGGGATGAGTAGTTCAACATCAATCAACTGATTAAATTAATTGGGCTAAGAATCAAAGGAGTTGAAGATCTATGAATCAAATCTAACAAGcagtaaaaaaaactaacttaatAATTAAGAATTTTTGTCCTCCGCTGAACCatgggacaactttttgtccacagtacaactataaaaaatatgaaaatatccgttttattttcgaatataaaaaatattatagccCTATCTCTTTTCGATATACTTTTGTCTTGTCCTGTACTATCTTATTTTgtcatgtactgttctgtcAAGTACTTGCTGTTTTGCGAATCAATGGTGATATCATAACTCGGTTATGGGAAGTAGTTCAATCACATATTAATCAATCTCAATATTGTGCTCTTCATATAAGACTATTTACAATGGTGTTGAATGAATATGTTGAATGAGTGTTGAATGATTGGAGAGGGGTGTAATGAGTGTGATGAATGATGCGGAGGAGAGATGTGTTGaaaaaattcaacatatatagtTGAATCTGAACGGGGGGACACGTGTTGTGTTTGCGTTGGATGAACAGAGCGCGTGCACGACACGCGCCGACAGGGCGCGCGCCGACAGGGCGCGTCACAGGAAGCCAAACGCGGAGAGAGAACCTGGCGCAGGACACATGGCGTGTTTTGATTGGCTGTCTGGATTTTTATCacattaatactttgaactcaattatttcatcgcaaattatttttttatttttttaccaaaattcatgattttttttataaataaagacttggttcatttgatttggacacaaaaaaaaaaccaaacttttcactatcttaatcttattattatctttttattagtgtttattttgaagttttagtctttttttagtgaaatggattaGACTTTCTCAGAGTGAACCTGATAAGTTAtttgcaaaaaactaaaaaaaaaattattaagtgtttattattttaatttaattttaatagataattgtaattttataaaaacataacaacaaaaatataaatttaaataaaaatatgaaataaaaagtagtCTCTGTGAGCTAAGGAGATGAAGGAAAAGTTTAGTATTGTTGAGAAGTGAGAACACAAAGAAAGTAATGTCGTGGCAGTGAGCACCGTTGATATCGTAGTTATGAAGAAACGAACCTCTAACACCAAAAGTTTGTCCGAATGTGGGAAAGTAGTCTTTTTTGTGACCATAAAGTAATAGTTTTATAAAAGATGCAGAAAAGCTATTGATATCGTAGTTAAGAATCGAatttgttgagtttttttttttttttatcattttacatTCTAATATATTCTATTTGGTCATAGTTGGTGATTGGTGACTATTGAGGTAGGCTGAAAATGAGTCGAGTCGAACTCGCATAAGCTCGACTCGATTCATTTATTTAACgagtttaaattttaactcaagTTCGatttatttggtttataaacCAAGTTCAACGAGTTAATTATCGAATCGAGTCTTGAACTATTTTTGAGTTGGTTCGGTTCATTGTCGGTCCTAGTGTAAACATACTATCATATATGAAATAGTGGTTTGATACTTAGATCAACCaaccaatatttttattttgtatgatAAAGTTGTAATGTTATATTGTGTTTCATTCAGATAATATTGGAATGTGGACTTGAATTGTTGTCCACATATATTAACACATATGATACTCACTAATCACTATAAAAGTAACACATACATTGTGTATATCACTATCTCTCATAAGAGCTTTTTATTGGTCtcatatacaaaaaaaaaaacttactattatATATATCGAGTTGCTCATGAACCAAACGAGTCGAACTATATATAGTTTCAGTTCAACTCATTTATTTAACGAGCTCTATTTTTAACTCAAGTTTGACTCATTTGGTTCATGAACCAAATTCAACGAGTTAATTATCGAATCGAGTCTCAGACTATTTTCGAATTGGTTCGGTTCATTGTCAGTCCTATATAGAGGGATGGAGAGAGTTTTGAAAATGGAAAAAAGCCAGTGGTGATATAGAGTTTGGTTTGAGGGGGAGAATTAAGCTTGGTCCATAATTTGAAGGTTTAACCCCAAATATTATAATtggattttttaataaataaaaaaactcaaaaagaataatatttttttcgaTTTGAAGGGGAGAATCCACTTTGTAACAGCGGTCAAAACTTCATACCAATATTATGggaacccaaaaaaaattatattgtaaatcatcaataacataaaaaatagtcatctttataatttttttttacgggaaaaaaaaactttagctACTTAAAAtccttataagttataacatacaaaatattcatattctaatcaataataataaaatatcttttagctacttaaaaaaaaaaaaaaactttcttctaGTAGTGGGAGGAGGGAGAAGGAGAAGATACACGTGTAGGGGTGTATGTGGACCAAATTGAGTTGAATTTTACCAAAACTAAgacccaaaaaaatatagtgtACGCCGGATTCGATCAAGTAAAATAACCTTACACTCTAGTATTGCATTGGATTAGGTAAACTCACTCATTTTCCAGTTAAATTGAGTGGGTTGTACACacaaatttttagttttttttttaatattaaatgcTTAAATGACGAATCATCgtattcttttttataaaaataacaatgacacaacatttttatcttcttaaaaaatagtgcAACACATTTTCACTACTCTtttttgcatcataaaaataacCTATTTTAAAAGAATGATATGATTTAGCACCACTacttttaaatgattaaaaggCGAACCGGGTGAGTTTGATCGGGTTTGCTTAACCTATGTACACCCTATACATGTGTTTCTGATTGCGATAGggcaaacttttattttttgttcattttttttttctctaatttctAAAACATGGAGCTTGCCACTTTAGATTGGTCCAACAAtaatagattataaaaaaaaaaacctacttccttataaaaaaactaaattgcacttttggcctcATAATCtttacaaatttacaattttgaCCCCTTAACTTTCATAATTGTTTATCAAATCAGAAGTAATTAGGGATATCTAggtcaaacaaattttttttaggtcAAACAATTTAGAAAAACATACACCCtctatcccaaaatataagaatttatTGACCATTACACGTACgccaatacataattttgaatttttgattaccaatatctttaattgtctgttagtaaagattataaaaatttgatattttgaaaatattcatcgaaaacaaaatcttatacgataatatttacatttatatacttctgaaaaaatatgattaaaacaagatatataaatagtacatttaaataaaaataggatTAATTAGCGGTTGGAATGTTTCACTGTCCTACGCGCTTGTGTGGACTTACTGGATTAGGTTGTTTATATCCCTcagtttttgtatatatttctttttctttttattaataaaataagaaaatataggCAAAGAATGAGCGTGAAGCCTATTTTATCATCTGATGTTTAAATGCTCTTCGccttactaaaaaaattaaaatagatcgtATAAAATGAGACGGAACACTATTTTGAGAAGAATGTAGTTGATATCAATACTTGGGATAAACCGTTGGTCGTGAGTTTCGTGCACTATTATGTTGTCATAAAAATAAGGGTTTAGGAACCTACGAATCATATTTTGAATTCGCATGTGATGCAAATAATAGTGCATTGATCCGAAACTCGTGTTCATCATTCCGATCAGCAATGAAAGCGTTAAAACCAATCCTTAGTAATCTCCGATTACTCAACTCGTCACTCCCCCTCCGACTCACTGCAACTCGCTCTCCCCAACTCACTCATTACCACCAGGTTTATCACTTCTCTCCCTATACTCCACCACCCCTTTTCCTCCCCTTTCCGTTTTACGATTTACGTTTTCACCAAAAACGCCATTTTTCTTCCAAACCCAACTCCATTGTTGACCTTGTTTTAACAAACGCTTGGTCTCAAGAGTTAGAACATCAAATAGAAAAATGTTACCCATCTTTGACCCATGAAACTGTTATTTACATTTTGAATCAATTGGATAATGACCCACAAAAAGCTTCTAGCTTTTTCAATTGGGTCAGTAAGAAAAAATGGTTTCTTGCAAGTTCTTCATTGTGTAACTTAATTCTTAGGATTTTAGCTAATAATGTTACAATTAATCAATTTTGGATTACTCTTAGGATTATGAGGAAAAATGGGTTTTTTATTGATCGAGTGACGTATCGATCGATTTTAGAGGGTTTTAGAAGAGAAAAAATGAATAAGGATTTTGCTTGTCTTAAAACCTTCTTTAAGCAAATGCTTAAGGAAAATGAAAGGcatattgtttttaaaaaggTGGTTGGTGTTATTTTAGGATCTGAATGGAGTGATGAGGTTATGAATGAACTTGTTGAGCTTAAAATTCGGCTTTCCGATAGTTTTGTAATAAGGGTTTTGAAAGAGCTTCGAGATTGTCCTTTAAAGGGTTATGAATTCTTTCGTTGGGTTGGGAAGCAATCTGGTTATCAACATAATACGGTGACTTACAATGCAGTTGCTAGAGTTCTTGCAAGGCCTGGTTCAATTGAGGAGTTTTGGAGTGTTCTTGAAGAGATGAAAAGTGTGAATCATGAATTGGATATCGATACTTATATGAAGATAACAATGCAGCTTGTAAGGAATCATATGATGGAGGATGCTGTCAAGCTTTATGAGCATATGATGGATGGTTCATATGTGCCATCGGCTCATGATTGCTGTGTTCTTTTAAACGCCATTGCTACAAGCGATTCGTCAAATTATGATCTTGTTTTCAGGGTGGCCAAGAAATATGAATCTGCAGGGGATACTCTCACAAAGGAAATCCACGATGGAATACACAGGTGTTTGACAAATGCTGGGAAATTTGATGAAGCTGAAAATATTGTTAAGACGATGAGAAATGCTGGCTATGAACCTGATAATACTACCTACAGTCAAGTGGTTTTTGGACTTTGTAAGATGAAGAAGGTTGAAGAAGCATGTAAGGTGCTGGAGGAGATGGAGTCTAGTGGCTGCATCCCTGATGACAAAACTTGGTCCATCTTGATCCAAGGGCATTGTGCTGCCGATGAATTAGATAAGGCATTACTTTGTTTAAGTAAGGTGATTGAAAAAGACTGCAATGCAGATGCTGGTGCGATAGCCGCTCTGATTGATAGTTTTCTTAGTCAAGAGAAAATAGACGATGCATACAAGTTTCTTGTAGAGATGGTTAGAAATTTCTCCACTTCTCCTAGGCAATGTAAGTATGAGAAAATGATTGAAAACCTGTTAGGAATCGGAAAATTTGAAGATGCACTTGACCTTCTCTGTTTGATGAGGAAACACAAGTACCCTCCATTCAACAAACCCATTGTGCAGTATGTTTCAAAGTATGGGACGGTGGAGGATGCTGTGAAATTCCTGAAGGCATGGAGAAAGGGAAGTCCTCGGTCCCATTCAGCCTATCTTCATGTTTTTGAATCTTTCAAAGCAGAAGATAGACTCTCCGAGGTAAAAGATCTATTGTGCAAGTATCCTTTTCAAATAAGAAGACGTAAAAAAGTCAGTGAATTTACTTCTTTATGTGAAGACTCGGATGCTGCTAGTAGTGCTACTTGATACCCAGGAAACTTTTTCGTCCCAGTGTGTATCTCATTGTTTCTCAAAATAACTACAATCATGCTAATGAGTAGATCCAAACTGCGTCAAAAGTCGGTGATCATGGGTTGGGTTCCTGCTATTGGTCTTTCAAAAATCTGTCATTTGTAAGTATCAGGGCAAGCTATTGACTTTTGTGGTATGGCATAATCTTGGATTGAGGCAAGTGGCAACTTCCTTTCACTCTAGACTACTAATTGCAAGTTTCCCCAAATCATTAGCTTTATGATCAGGCTTTTAGGCAAGTTTGGTTTTTGCATGGTGCAGAAAACCTCGTGTATACCAGTAATTTCATCACGAAtagcaatttttttataaggtttACCCATTACAGATTCTTTGTTCATCTAAGGGAGATTGACCTTTGATGAGTGCGTTTTTGGGGGGTGAAAATTGAAGTTGGAATGCTGTTTTGGCTTCCAAGgttagttattttatttatttttctgaatTCAGGGCTGCATCATAGTTCATAATGTAACAAAGTTTATTTTGATGAGTGCATATGTTGACTACTCACTTTGGAACTAAGAACTTAAGAAGGATGTTATCATTTTCATTGAATTACTGTTTTGTTTTGAAGTTCTCTGCCATTGACAAGGCAATGTTAAGAAAGAGGTGAGaattattgaaataaattatatgatAGTTGAGCTACTCTCTACCTTCTTTgtccccaatttttttattatcattttcaATTGATTGCTGATAAGTTGATAAGAGTATGTCATTTACATACATACATAATTAATGGAATAATTGAAGAGGTTGTATGCATTACAATAATCATGTTGTGATGCCAACATGAACCATCTTATATAACCAGTTTCATTTTTTTGGGTGGTGagttcatttttaaaaaataagcatATGTTTTGTTTAAATGCATATTTTAAAGTTCATATTTCCTTTAATGTGGATAAATTTGTATTCTAGAATCAAAGAACTCTTAACTTTATTTCTGGAGGATTGACTTAACTGATTATGACAGATGCATTTTGTACATGAGTGAAGTTACAAGTGTCTAATGTGCATACACGAGTATATTAGTTTCCATGTAAACCAAGTAAAACCTCCTGCGGTTAAAGAAATTTTGAGGGGGTgctattttttctctttcattaAACTGAATTGTGCCTAAATTTCATATTCCATTTAATTAGAGCAGGAATTGAATTCATTGATGTGTTTTGTACATCAGTCTTACCATGGTTCACTTCAAAAAAATACATTCCAACAAAGGAGTTATTTAACTGTTTTGGTTCTGATTGTTTGAGCTATTTTTTGAACTctgtcattttttaaatttgaagtATAGAATTTCATAACTCCAGTTGAGTTCGAAATTTCATAACTTGCGTTATTGCTTCCCCAGGGTGCCCTTTTTGAAATATAGAATTTCAGTGGCGAATCCGAGTTCAGACTAATTTGTACATGTTTTGAACATTATGGGTACAACTTTACACTCTTTCATAGATTTGTTCAACAATGTTTCTGCTTCATTGCTCTTGATGATGCTCTCACAATGTGTTTGTTTGAGGGATGCTTTATTCTATAGTGTGTTACAAGATGGGTGAATAGTAGTATTACACCAGTCGAAAAATGGTGATTCTCTCATTCTGCTGAAGGCAAAAATATGGTGATTCTCTGTTAAGCCCTCTTGTTTCTGATGTATATAGAGATTTATCTCATGGCGGATGCTAGGGTGGGTGAGTTAGATAGGTCTCCCAATGTGAGTAAGTTATGTAAACCGTTGGATGAGAGATGTTATGATGCATTGTCTGTACCTAATAAATTTCGTCAGATGCGTAGAGAGAGAACAAGGACCaaagataaaatgaaaaagagagAGATGTATAAGGTACAGACACTACATCATAACATATCTCATCTGACGGTTCATATAACTTATTCACGGCGGGAGGCCTATCTAGCTCACCCATCCGCCTTATCTCGTAGGAAAGCAAAACAAAATGGTAGAAGAGATCCCAAAACCAAAACTATCAAGGAACAATGTGTAGCAATTGTATATTAGAGACTCTTTTacaaaatacatcaactttgtaACACTGTCTAtagtatacttttttttaaaaaaattaagcttAAATTCATATTTGGTTCTATAATTATTGCAATTATGCAATTTTAGTCATTTCTTAGCAATTTATGTCCCTTAAATTTTCTCTATGTTGTCAATTTGGTAGCTCCCCTCCCAAAATTTGATTGTTTCACTTTCACCTGAGCTCTTTCTCCGTTTTCTTATAACCTAAACTAGAAATCCTAAAATCTCCAATCATctccaaaaattatttaaagacAACAATGTTCATCTTATTCTTCACCAATGTTCAACATCGATTTACCATTCTCAACTACGACGATGGACAACACTAACCAATATCAAAGTTCCTTATGTGCTTCATATCCGTCATGCGATTTCGCATCCATCGACAACAAAATGAGGAAATGTTAAAGGACTTAATCATTTGCAGATAAAAGCCacttggtattttatttttttaatagtaaatcactcaatatttttaaaaaattacaaagctAACTAGAAATTTTATCACCTCTCACATgacatttcattttcatttttttttatctttggaatTCGAACCCAGAATTCTTcgcaaaaaatttaaatagcACTTTAAGTTGAGTGTATTGTTGAGTAATTATGTCATCTCTACGCAAATTTAGAGGGATTGGGTCATATTagaaatgaaattattatttttactaataaaaaaagtaagaagAATTTGCGAGAAAAAGTCCACAAATCTTAATTTAACGgacagaaatgtcgaaattgtagaaaattattattagatCTGGAATGTTTTGTTTAATCATGTGTACCTTCACTCATTCATTCTCCTTCAAATCGAACACTACAATTTCCCAACAATTCGTTTCATCAACGATGGAAGAAGCTTTGCAAAGTGTTGAAATACCAAAATTCGGATATATCAGACGCTATCATTGCCAAAGCCAATACCGTGGTATCTATAGATCCAAAAAAACCCTAATTACCTCACATGTCAATTAAGAACAGAAGgtattatttttcttgaaattcAATCTTTCATCAATTGTGTATACCAAATGGGTCTGTTGATTTCTTAAAACTTCAACATGATTTAGTTTTATGGATTTGGGGGTTTTTTAATTAGGTTTAAGAGCACATCAATCCCTAATAATTTCTGGTCATGGTGAGAAAGAAGGAAGGGATGAATTTTGCATATTCTAACCGTGACTAACTCATTCCAGAACACTTTTTTAACTGTTCCGGGTT from Trifolium pratense cultivar HEN17-A07 linkage group LG5, ARS_RC_1.1, whole genome shotgun sequence encodes:
- the LOC123886878 gene encoding pentatricopeptide repeat-containing protein At3g48250, chloroplastic-like produces the protein MNKDFACLKTFFKQMLKENERHIVFKKVVGVILGSEWSDEVMNELVELKIRLSDSFVIRVLKELRDCPLKGYEFFRWVGKQSGYQHNTVTYNAVARVLARPGSIEEFWSVLEEMKSVNHELDIDTYMKITMQLVRNHMMEDAVKLYEHMMDGSYVPSAHDCCVLLNAIATSDSSNYDLVFRVAKKYESAGDTLTKEIHDGIHRCLTNAGKFDEAENIVKTMRNAGYEPDNTTYSQVVFGLCKMKKVEEACKVLEEMESSGCIPDDKTWSILIQGHCAADELDKALLCLSKVIEKDCNADAGAIAALIDSFLSQEKIDDAYKFLVEMVRNFSTSPRQCKYEKMIENLLGIGKFEDALDLLCLMRKHKYPPFNKPIVQYVSKYGTVEDAVKFLKAWRKGSPRSHSAYLHVFESFKAEDRLSEVKDLLCKYPFQIRRRKKVSEFTSLCEDSDAASSAT